GCTACATGGATCAGTGTACTAGGAAGGGATTCCAAGGGGTTAAATATATGGGATGATTACATTTGGGAGCCTTTTTGGAAATCCTCGACACCTGTAGCACGTGGTGAATATATGAAGGCTTTGTAGATTTCCTCCCTTTATAATCAGCTTATAGTCtactggagggagggagtgaagtgtgtgtggggggagggggtgatagaGACTTCAACTGGAAACACTGCCGTTTCTTAATTACACTGAAATACTCTGATGTGATCTTTGTTGTTCATTTTCTAGGTGtttgttaataaaaatatttcaccATAAACGGGATGACTAACACATAGAAAACAAGAGCAAGTTGTAAACGAATGGTGACCTGCGGATCCGAATCAGAGAAATGCGTTGTTTATTGGAATTTGCTAAAACCTCTCTAGCTGCCAGGGCACAGCAGAGCTGTGTAAAGGCTAAAAATACATTTGAAAAGGAAAGGAACCCCAGGTAAGAATAGGAAAGATATATAATCAAAAATGAGCAAAAGAGAATGATCAGAAATGACAAACAGAGGGAGCGGAGCGTTGGTCTGTGCAATCTCTGCACTGattcaaactctggtatacaaaGAGCAGAACTCGCTTACCTTCCCTGCCATATGCTCTGTCCATGGAGTGTTTCAGCAGTTCCTGCACCACGTTCGATTCCTTCTTACCATCCCAGGCCAGACCAGGCGTCGAAGGCTTTGGATTTTCAGTGCACTTGTAGCCATCTTGCACTTGGCTGTCCCACACAAAGACTGTAGCTGAAGGCAGGGATTGGTAAAGATGAAAGATGCATTACTGATCTCTGTTAATAGTGTTCTAAACTCAGGACTAAAACGTCATTAAAGCCTCTCTAAAAGGGAATGTGGTAATCACTCTTCCAGGAAAATGAGCGACAGAGAATAAACCTTAGATCATGCAGGCTCCAGACTGTTACCCATAAGAGATCTACGAAGGGAGGCAGTCTCAAGTTCTCAGAAAATCTTATTTGCGTTCTTCTGAAAATCTGCTGCACAGGAAGGGTATATATCAGAGCTTCACAATCTGACCTCCCCAAGATCCACAGTACAGGGAGCGTGCTAAGCTGTGTGCTCTCCCCCCTGATCGGGTGTGGAAGGAAGGGAGGTGGGAAGGGGCCCTAACAGTACCTGCTCTTGCATCCCATGAAGGCCTCCTATCAGCATTTTCCTTCCGCTTGCGTTTTCTCTGTGCTTTCTCTCTGGCTTCTGGCTCTTTGACCTCCTGCTGCTTTTTCTTCCTCCTGTGTTCAGGGGTACAAGCTGTTCTCATCTCTTTCAATGGCTCCTCTTTTGCTGAGCAGCTACAACAGTAATGGAAAAGCTATTAGAATCAACACAATAATCCTTACAGGAGTAAAAACGAGAGCCTCTGTGgttatttctctctctttctctgttacAGAAGAAATAACAGCAGCTTCTTTAGAAAAAGATCAAAAAGCAAGGAGATTGTACAAAACCATGGACTAGTTTCAGGTTTCTAGTTTAAGATGACACTACAAGACAATTGTGTTAAAACTAGTGCTGTTGACTGATCACTACTAACGATCATGGTTAAAATGAAAACCATAATCATGATTAAAATGCCAGCCTGAATTGAGTACCCTCCCCTCTTCCAGGACCACCATGGGCAAAAGCAATGGGCATTGCTCCATGTGTACATGGAAACTGTAAACCATCTAGAAAGTCTGATAGCGCAGTAAACAAACAATCCCTAGACCATTACTTGCAGCAAAGGGCTGCTCAGCCAAACGATGAGACCCATAAAGATCGCATCCTATGGAAAGGCGGGGCTTGCTACACAGACTGATCCCATTGATCCTAACAGGCCCTGGACAACAGGCAGACAGCTTATAGTGTCCAAAATATACAGAGAACTCCTCCTGCACATTGCACATAATATTCCACTGGCAGGACATCAGGCAGTGGTACGCACCAGACTGACACAGAACTTCTACTGGCTGGGAGTATCTCGAGCAGTAGCCAAACTTTTGTCGAACCTGTGATGCATGCCAGAGAGAGGGTAAGCCCCAAGATCATCCCCGAGCATCCCTAAAACCTTCATCCATTATCAGTGAGACATTTTAGAGGATAGTTGGgaacagtggtggactttgctacccgGCATCCCGAAGCAGTAGCCTTGTCCTCAGTGAAAGCAGAGAAAGTTGCCACTGGCCTACTACAAATATTTTCCCGGGTAGGATATGTTCTGTGCCCTGAAGCCAAACACCTAGCCCAGAACGTACTAGAACTCCTTAGTCTGAGTTGTGAGTGTGGAGGAATAGACCTCTGCACTGAGATGCTGTTCAAATTCCTGTGAGCAGTTTCTTTTCCTGACCTCCCCAGGTATTCTTACCTAGTAAAAAGTTCACAGTTAGATTTAATATTGAATCCTTATTTTACctgttcctgttttttttttttgttacatttgtaccccgcgctttcccactcatggcaggctcaatgcggcttacatggggcaatggagggttaagtgacttgcccagagtcacaaggagctgcctgtgcctgaagtgggaatcgaactcagttcctcagttccccaggaccaaagtccaccaccctaaccactgggccactcctccacttttaccgtttactgttctgtttttttttttgtgaaaataaacctattagtttgttagctctgttgtcctggactgagtAAGAATTCTGGCAGTTTGTGTTCTGGGTATGTGTTTTTCTAGAAACCGGGGAGTAACTTGCAGGTGGGAGACTCGCTCATAAGCAAGCGGGACCCAGTGGTGGGTGGAGGGTATGTCAATATAGGCGCAGGTGCAGGTTGCCACAGGGTTGAATCCAGCTGGATGCTAGAGGTAGCACTCAGGTGTTACATGATAGATTCCAATAGATCATCCCATGCACAGCTCGAGCACAAAATGTGGGCAATCTGTTTTATCTGCACATGGCAATTTGTGCTTaacaggaaaaggagagaggatACTCAGGCCACGATGATCAATTTCCAAGCACCGTTCTAAACAGCGCTGTAAaattagcgctggaacagcatggagagggggtatgatacatacctgtagcagttgttctccgaggacagcaggctgcttgttctcacgactgggtgacgtccgcggcagcccccaccaaccggaagaagcttcgcgggacggtcggcacgcaggacacgcccaccgcgcatgcgcggccgtcttcccgcccgtgcgcgaccgctcccgccagttgaatgactagcaaaagatgaaacacacaactccaaaggggaggagggagggtaggtgagaacaatcagcctgctgtcctcggagaacaactgctacaggtatgtatcataccctttctccgaggacaagcaggctgcttgttctcacgactggggtatccctagctctcaggctcactcaaaacaataacccaggtcaattgaacctcgcaacggcgagggtacaacaaaaattgacctacgaagaacaactaactgagagtgcagcctgaccagaataaattcgggtcctggagggtggagttggatttacaccccaaacagattctgcagcaccgactgcccgaaccgactgtcgcgtcgggtatcctgctggaggcagtaatgagatgtgaatgtgtggacagatgaccacgtcgcagccttgcagatctcttcaatagtggctgacttcaagtgggccaccgacgctgccatggctctgacactatgagccgtgacatgaccctcaagagtcagcccagcctgggcgtaagtgaaggaaatgcaatctgctagccaattggagatggtgcgtttcccgacagcgacccctagcctgttagggtcgaaagaaataaacaattgggcggactgtctgttgggctgtgtccgctccaagtagaaggccaatgctctcttgcagtccaatgtgtgcaactgacgttcagcagggcgggtatgcggcctggggaagaatgttggcaagacaattgactggttaagatggaactccgacaccaccttcggcaggaactttgggtgggtgcggagcactactctgttgtgatgaaatttggtatatggagcatgagctactagggcttgaagctcactgaccctacgagctgaagtaactgccaccaagaaaatgaccttccaggtcaagtacttcagatggcaggtattcagtggctcaaaaggaggtttcatcagctgggtgaggacgacgttgagatcccatgacacagtaggaggcttgatagggggctttgacaaaagcaagcctctcatgaatcgaacgactaaaggctctccagagatggctttaccttccacacgataatggtaagcactaatcgcactaaggtgattccttactgagttggtcttgaggccagactccgataagtgcagaaggtattcaagcaggttctgtgcagggcaagaacgaggttctagggccttgctctcacaccagacgacaaacctcctccacttgaaaaagtaactctttttagtggaatccttcctagaggcaagcaagacccgggagacaccctcagacagacccaacgcagcgaagtctacgccctcaacatccaggccgtgagagccagggattgaaggttgggatgcagcaacgctccgtcgttctgcgaaatgagagtcggaaaacactccaatctccacggttcttcggaggacaactccagaagaagagggaaccagatctgacggggccaaaagggcgctatcagaatcatggtgcctcggtcttgcttgagcttcagtaaggtcttccccaccaaaggtatgggaggatacgcatacaggaggccggtcccccaatgaaggagaaaggcatctgacgctagcctgccgtgtgtctgaagtctggaacagaacagaggcagcttgtggttggtctgagaggcgaaaagatccaccgagggggtgccccactctcggaagatcttgcgtaccactctggaatggagcgaccactcgtgcggttgcatgactctgctcagtctgtcggccagactgttgtttacgcctgccaggtacgtggcttggagaagcatgctgtgccggcatgcccagcgccacatcccgacggcttcctgacacagggggcgagatccggtgcccccctgcttgttgacataatacattgcaacctgattgtctgtccgaatttggataatttggcaggacagccgatctctgaaagccttcagtgcgttccagatcgctcggagctccaggaggttgatctgcagatccttttcctggagggaccacagaccctgggtgtgaagcccatcgacatgagctccccaccccaggcgagatgcatccgtcgtcaacactttcgtgggctgtggaatttgaaatggacgtcccagtgtcaaattggtccggatggtccaccagagcagtgaagtgcggcaactggtggagaggcggatgacatcttctagattcccggtggcttggagccactgggaagctagggtccattgagcagatctcatgtgaagacgagccatgggagtcacatggactgtggaggccatatgacccagaagtctcaacatctgccgagctgcgatctgctgagacgctctggtctgcgaagccagggccaggagattggtggccctcgcttcgggaaggtaggcctgagctgtctgggtattcagcagagctcctatgaattccagagactgagttggctggagatgggactttgggtaatttatcacaaaccccagcagctccagaagttgaatagtgcactgcatggaccggagggctcctgcctccgaggtgctcttgaccagccaatcgtcgagatatgggaacacgtgcactcccagcttgcgcaggtaggccgctaccaccacgaggcactttgtaaacactcgtggggcagaggcgagcccaaagggcagcacacaatactgaaagtgccgtgcgcccaggcggaatctgagatactgtctgtgagctggcagtatcgggatgtgagtgtatgcgtcctttaaatccagggaacatagccaatcgtttttctgaatcattggcagaagggtgcccaaggaaagcatcctgaacttttctttgaccaggaatttgttcaggcctctcaggtctaggatgggacgcatcccccctgttttcttttccacaaggaagtacctggaatagaatccctgcccttcctgcccgggtggtacgggctcgaccgcattggcgctgagaagggcggagagttcctctgcaagtacctgcttgtgatgggagctgaaagactgagctcccggaggacaatttggaggcagggaggccaaattcagggcgtatccgcaccgcactatttggagaacccactggtcggaggttaagagaggccacctttggtgaagaattttaacctccctccgaccggcaggtcgtccggtacggacacttgtagggcggctatgttcccgtggatccagtcaaaagcccgtccccggcttttgctgtggaggcgcagggggctgcttaggcgcacgctgttgacgggaacgagcgcgctggggctgtccctgtgcctgacgaggccttcgggccggctggttgtacctacgctttgcaaaagaatagggtgcagcctgccgggcccgggaaaaacgcccgcccgtgggggcgggtgctgaaggcgcccggtgggagagcttgtcgagagcggtttcccgctgatgcagttagtcaaccatctgctcgaccttctcaccaaaaatgttatccccccggcaagggacgtcagccagtctctgctgggtgcggttgtccaggtcagaggcacgcagccatgagagcctgcgcatcactataccttgggccgcagcacgagatgccacgtcacaggtgtcaaaaatccccctggacaggaactttctgcacgccttcagctgcctgaccacctcctgatatggcctggactgctccggcgggagcttatcgaccaggtccgccagctgttgcacattggtccgcatgtggatgctcatatagagcaggtaggattggatgcgggtcacgagcatggaggattggtaggccttcctcccaaacgagtccagagtgcgagactcccgccccgggggcgccgaggcggtatccctcgaactccgtgccctcttgagagcagaatccacgaccgctgagtcatggggcaactggggccgcatgagctctgggtcagagtggatcctgtactgggactctgctttcttgggaatggtggggttagttaatggtcgcacccagttccgaagcagcgtctccttcaggacattgtgcagcggtaccgtggaggactctctaggtggtgatggatagtcgaggacctcgagcatctcggccctcggctcttccacagagaccacggggaagggaatgctgatagacatatcccgcacaaaggaggcaaaggagagactctcaggaggggagagtttcctctccggtgacggcgtggggtccgagggaaggcccgtagactcctctgaggagaaatatctcgggtcctcctcttccccccatgagtcctcatcctcggtgtcggacataagctcgtgtagctgagtccggtaccgggcccggctcgacggcgaggcaccgaggtctcggtgtcgtcgagcggtggactcccgcgccggcggggacggagctccctccatcgacgtcgacggggactccacctgcgtggcggtcgagaccggcaccgcaagcggcggcggtgtcgacagccccggcgccgggctagagctcgccggcgccacagtcatcggcgtcggggcgcaagcaccccgacgccggcacagcctggcgcatcagcccttccaggatccccggaaggatggctctgaggcactcgtccagggcccgctgccgggaaaggcggtggggccggtaagggtgtcggtgccagaagctgctgggggcaggagacggcaccgaggtgccggaaccccgacgcgtcggtacctccaccaccgacggagatctctcctctctgcgatgacgcttcggcgtcgactcctcttcagggtgcaccgagggctcccggtgacggcgctttttgtcctttttccggtgcacgtcaccggcgccggagggcatggaggaggaggaggtcgatccccctcggtctcgagggtaccgggtccgacagggttcggtcccgtggctcacgagctgagggagtggccggggccgactgcccacgcggcctctcaaccccactctcaccggcggaccggcgggccgacgggacctgttctcctggggtcgctgccatcggtgccgatgtctcgggcatcgataccggtaccgaagaaccggccttcgataccgatgccggcgaggtcgacgtcgaggggccagcgcaagttccaaaaagacggtcccgtagaacttgcctcgcaacctgagtccgtttccggagaccgagacacaaagcacacgacttgagattgtgctccggcccgaggcactggaggcaccaagcgtgggtgtcggtctgcgagatcggccggccgcagcgaccacactttttaaatccactcgggaccttcgaggacatcgacggaaaaatcgcgtcggcgaagtcaaagtcggcaatggtggctaaaatcacaccacgaaaaaaacaaaccgaccgagcggccactaggccgcaacgtggcgtccccgctagaagcgagggaaaaggggagcgcgtgctccacacgcgcgaaatcccttttttttttttttttttttttaacagaaaagaaagaggaaaccgaacggggtccaaaagcgacgatccgcgtaaacacggtcgaaaaatccggcggctgaacagagagagaggcaattgcacaactctctccagtcgcggaaaaaaagtaactggcgggagcggtcgcgcacgggcgggaagacggcccgcgcatgcgcggtgggcgtgtcctgcgtgccgaccgtcccgcgaagcttcttccggttggtgggggctgccgcggacgtcacccagtcgtgagaacaagcagcctgcttgtcctcggagaaaaataaaGCCACTATGATTGAAGCTAACAGCATGCAAGTTCACACGTGCTATTAGTTTCAATCATGGGGGTACTTCTGCGAGAggactgtgcctgggcatgcacccaaggcacaatcctcccacagaagttgttcGAGGTCCGGACtgtcaaaaaaaaacccaaacaaaccatATCCTGGGCTAGAGTTTCTCCCTTATGTGGTatggaagccctgcccagtgaatcccaggatgcactgggcagcgTGATTTCTGCTGTTCCCACCTCCATCTTCAGGGtaccgggggcgggggggggggtgttaagacCACTGGGAGGGGGCCTGCAAGCATGCTGGATGAGGCTTTTCATTCATCCCCAAagctctgcaaaccctaacaccagctccgagctggtgtagggtttgccgtggcAGCAGCATCCTTGTTTGGCGTGCTGCCCGTTGAGCACTGGGCAGGAATAGTTAATGCCCTGTttatcatgcatttgcatgctacttgcagtcaGAGCCAGCAAGCTCATTTTTTCATGCTCTCACCAGCTCTGACAATGGGACAGGAGCAAACGCGCACACTAGTACAACGGTAATACCCTCTAGCGCCTACATTTGCTCCTGATTATCGGGGCATCAGAGAGCCCTGCCATCCTCCCTCCTCTGCCCCACATACCTTTCCATGGGATCTGCTTCAGACACACAATTAATATccactctcttcttcttcttcagctTAATCACGGATTCTGCTCCATCAGTGGAGGCCAACATTCCCTGGTTGCCTTCTTCACTGATACACCTGGGACCACATAGGTTGCCTTTTCCTGCCTCTTCAGGAGACCTCATGCATTCCTCTCCCAAGGTATTCTTCCacctcattttctttcttttgtgaCCCAAGTCCCCTGCAGTCTCAGCACCATTTGTGTCGGAGTGTGCTGGGACTTCCTCTCTCAACTGGCCCTTGATCCTTTTCTGTTTAGAAGTGTTTGAAGCTTCAGTCCCACCCAGGCTGCCTTCCTGAAATAGTTGAGGTGATGGAAGCAAGGAATCACGGTTAATCACGGGAGACAGTCTGTTAAGGAGTGTAGTCTCTGATTCCTGCCATTTGCCCTTGCTCGGGGATCTGAGATTTGAGGGGTCCTTGAATATTTTACTGGAGGTGGAGATGAGAAGAAAAGGTTGAGGACTTGATTTTGAAGAAGGTGAAGTGGCCCTGAGGAGAATGACAAACAGTTTAACATCACTTCCTGAACTCTGTGCATAGCAGGGTCAGAAGTCATGTGACAAGGTGTCCTAGAAGTCCCTGTACATCAAAGGTCAAATCTACTGAAGGAGGAAACTCAGAAAGTGCTGTCTTGCACACCCAGGATGTTTAACCAATGCGGGGTTTCATGGACCTTTAGCCTGACCAGAAAGGCATTTGGTACATTCCCCAGCTACAGGTAAGAATCAAGGCCTTCCCTTTCCTCAGAGACCCTCATGTCAGGAAGCGAACAGCAGCTTTCCTTCTCATCTCACACTGTGCTCCTCTAGTCACTTGGGAACTCTTCACACAAAGGAAAAGCCTGCTCTAATtacaaaattgtttttatttgagAAAATGGAGAAACAGCTTTATAGGGAAAGAAGAGGGCTAGAGGACACAGCAGGCCTGATTCCTAGTTACATTTAGAGAGAAGACGCATAAAAAGTACTGAGCTTTAAATAATCTAGTGAAGTCTCACTCTCGTTTACTTATACCCTTCTCCACAGGTTCCCCTTCCGACCTCATCCTGTACCTTCCCCTAGCAAACCTGCTCTCCTCTATCCCACCTCAAACTCTCCTTCACCCCCTAGCTACAGCCCTCTCCAGTTCCCTGTCCCCTAATCTGccctttccttagcatccctccggaccggcccaggattggactgatgggttgtgctcgccttccagcaggttggaaactgagaaaaaaaaactataggagccctggtcacgtgaccctagccccagtattttctcagtctctcagcaggtaggaagcgagcccattagtctctatTTTCTGACTTGTCTGAATTTTTTGTCTAGTTGGTACTTTATTCTGTACTTTATTCTGTGCCACAGGAATTCTTTGGAGGCTTGTTAGAATTTCAATTTTGCCTCAGGGGTGTTATACTCGGGtgtcccgggtccctcccccttttcctccccacctccctcctcttaCACCAGTGTCCCCTGAACAACCCACAGAAATCATCCACTTTCCTCTCAGCAGTATTTAGCTCTCACCTGTGTTTATCAAGAGGCCACAGCCCACTGGAGCCAGGGAGTGCGGTGCCAGGGATTTTCATGGGATGGGTGTGGCTGACGAATGAGAAGCGAGGAAGGGAATAAGCGTCAGTCCCGCTCTGCCGACGCGGGATGCTGCCCTGCAGTTATTGACATAATAAAGCTTGGTGGTCTAAAAGGGGGGTTTCCATGACcaaagagaaaataaaacaagaggccaaggagaggggagatgaaaAGAGTCAGAAACAAAAGACAGCAAGCCAAGGGGTAGGGGAGTATGGTTGGGGGTGGGATATCAGAACAAGGGTTTTGGttagaaacaaaaaaaggaaaggaggaaattaacacagcaaaaaaacaatgcatgctaaaaaattcAACATTACAACTATCTGCATTTAATGAATAAACTCAGCCCCTTTtttatattcccttccctccaaagGCATTGCTGAAATGCAGAGACCCATGTGCTGCTACAGTGACAAATAAACCCCAGAATCTGCTCACCCAAGCTTGGGGGTGGCGGAGAGGTACTAAACAGTCAACATTTAAATAGCTAGTCAGTCAATATAAATTCACACTCACCTTCTTAGCAGACAGGGCCAGCTTTTTGGCCGGTGGAGGAGACATAGTGCTGGTGCTTTCAGATGCCACACCTCCCAACGTTGAAGATTTTAATTTCATCATCTTTGCTTCCTCTGTGCTGTCCGGATCAGAATCTTGCTCCCTGGTAGGATCAGGTGTCCCGTCAGAAGCGCTGCTGTTCATGTGCTCAGGACTGCCTgcatctgcctctctctcttgCACCTGTGAGATACTCTCATTGCTTCTGGTTGAGGCTTCTGAAGGCAGCTTGGGTGAGGCAGACATGCTGAGGGTCTTGATCTCACAAGAGTTCTGTTTCTTGCCCTCCTGCTGAAACGTTTTCAGTTGTGGCTTCTTTGGCCTTTTTCCTGGCTCATCCAGGATACACGGACCATGCAAAGATTTGGTGGGAAGAGTTGGGGTCTCAACATGCAGTTTGAGAAGCGAACTTCCATTCTGAGGTTTGGGAGTTGATGGGAGAGCTGCCCTTGAGAGGAGAACCCCAGCCTCATCTGCTTCTGAGATTTTTTTCATCTGTGGGGTATCTGCacgctagagagagagagagagatcagtgTCCTGAAGAATGCACAAGTTATACAGTGCTAATCTCTTGCACGACTATGCAAAGTCTTTGACGCTCAAAGTAACGCCTGTAAGTCCAAGGGACACACACAGCGCTCCCAGAGGGTGTAGTGGTCAAGAGGAGGGAGGTTCCTTAGAAACTGAATTTCTGCCAAAGATTAGAAGAGAGTCTCAACATATGTACAGGCTCTTAATTACTGGAAAAGGCCTTTACTATCCAGAAAATACCTTCCTCGATCCTAATTTCTTAAGGTAAGAATGACCTCTCATAGAGGAAAGGGTACATTTAATCAGAGAATAGATACTGTAACAAGCAAAACAAAATATCTGGCTTTTGCATACTTATTACCAACAGACATTAAAAGTATGTGACCAGTGCCACCTGCAGGAGCACATGAACCATGAAGACCCACCAGCACCATAGCCCTGCTCATGGAAATGTATGTCACCTGCAAGAGGCATTACTACAGCCTTGCATGTTACACACAGCCTTGTTTGAGATGTAAAGGGGGGAAAGGAGCAGCAGAGTTAGGTGTAACTGCAAGCACATACACGCACCTTGCTAGGTAGCGGTGAGGAAAAGGAACCATTCATCAGGTTTTTCTTCACATGGTCTGAAACGATGCCAGTTCTTCCAGACTTCAAGAGGGAGATCTCAGAGTTTTTCCTGGAATCTGGAATTCTGCAAtgccagaacaaaaaaaaaaagtctaaagatTTACCAAACCTGTACTCCACTTATATGAAAAAGGACAACAGAAAGGTGGAAGGTTACATTCCATGGAGGTAGGGCACAAATAGGAGAGGAAGGATTTCTTGAAActaggagaggaaggagaaattaggtattacttgctaattttctttccattagtccttctcactattccagaacctgtggtatagttgtgtccatcatccagcaggtggagatagagaactgaaaactgagccgagacatttctcttagcatccagtccaggaactcagtatt
This is a stretch of genomic DNA from Microcaecilia unicolor chromosome 6, aMicUni1.1, whole genome shotgun sequence. It encodes these proteins:
- the USP36 gene encoding ubiquitin carboxyl-terminal hydrolase 36 isoform X5, with the translated sequence MPIVDKLKEALKAGRKDSAEDNELSKLLASSAKKILLQKIEFEPASKSLSYQLETLKSKYVLLNPKSQGATHQKNSDGTSIRKQGSDVTLAGCTDGVPAPQKVLFPVERLSMKWERVYRVGAGLHNLGNTCFLNSTVQCLIYTPPLANYLLSKEHSRNCHQGGFCMMCVMQNHMIQAFANSGNAIKPVSFIRDLKKIARHFRFGSQEDAHEFLRYTIDAMQKACLNGCTRLDRQTQATTLIHQIFGGYLRSRVKCSVCKSVSDTYDPYLDIALEIRQSANIVRALELFVKADLLSGENAYMCAKCKKKVPASKRFTIHRASNVLTLSLKRFANFSGGKITKDVGYPEFLNIRPYMSQNTGDAVMYGLYAVLVHSGYSCHAGHYYCYIKASNGQWYQMNDSLVHSSNIKVVLNQQAYVLFYLRIPDSRKNSEISLLKSGRTGIVSDHVKKNLMNGSFSSPLPSKVRRADTPQMKKISEADEAGVLLSRAALPSTPKPQNGSSLLKLHVETPTLPTKSLHGPCILDEPGKRPKKPQLKTFQQEGKKQNSCEIKTLSMSASPKLPSEASTRSNESISQVQEREADAGSPEHMNSSASDGTPDPTREQDSDPDSTEEAKMMKLKSSTLGGVASESTSTMSPPPAKKLALSAKKGSIPRRQSGTDAYSLPRFSFVSHTHPMKIPGTALPGSSGLWPLDKHRATSPSSKSSPQPFLLISTSSKIFKDPSNLRSPSKGKWQESETTLLNRLSPVINRDSLLPSPQLFQEGSLGGTEASNTSKQKRIKGQLREEVPAHSDTNGAETAGDLGHKRKKMRWKNTLGEECMRSPEEAGKGNLCGPRCISEEGNQGMLASTDGAESVIKLKKKKRVDINCVSEADPMESCSAKEEPLKEMRTACTPEHRRKKKQQEVKEPEAREKAQRKRKRKENADRRPSWDARAATVFVWDSQVQDGYKCTENPKPSTPGLAWDGKKESNVVQELLKHSMDRAYGREGQENKEIQKRKKEKL